The following DNA comes from Triticum aestivum cultivar Chinese Spring chromosome 3D, IWGSC CS RefSeq v2.1, whole genome shotgun sequence.
catttacctCTAATATTTGCACAAACATATCTGTCTCACCTTACCACCCACCACTGGAAATGCAGCAACGAGGATTAATGCCCTGATAGCACACGGCAAGTTTGTAGTATATGCACAAGCTTGCCAATTTCCTTGCGGCACGCGGCAACAGCATAGCACACGAATATATATATGTATAGCCTCCATGTCTGCATAAAAGCATTCAAAACGGAAGAAGGGGCTGCCCCGTTTGCAAAACGTTATGTACAACGAACATGGGGAGCTACAAAGATTCATGGATAACAAGGTTACAGGCGACTCATGCAATTGCCCGTTGCAAATGACCCAGTCAGCTAGCAACTGTTTTTTTTTTCCTTCGACTTTGAGACAAGCAGCCGGTCTGGACAGGTAAACGATCGGCCATCGTTATGTCCGCAGATGCTCGTATATCCACTGTGCTTCCGTCCCTTGAGTTAGACCATTGGTGAGTTGTATGTCCTAGAGCCTGCACTGACAATTTCAACTGGTCAGACGCGAGCAGAATGATGCAACATCGTGTGATACAACAAGCACAAGAAAGAATATATGCAAGAGTGGAAGCTTTTTGCTGTGTGTGCTAATTATTTGAGATTGTAAGAACATGTTGATAATAGAAGGTCTTCACTGCACGATCATGCCAATATCACTACCACTGAATGCAACTCTACGTAGTCAGGGGTATTTGTTCAGACATGGATTAATCAATTATGCACCAATTGGTGGCATCTAGTAATATTCCAGATGTGACATAACGTGTGATTGCAGCAGAGATTTCCACGGTCATCCTACCAGAAGGCTCTCAATAGATTTTTATGATCCACATCTCCCAACCATTAAAGATTGTTCGGGCTTACCAGCAGTGTTAAAACAAGAATAAAAACAGGTTTATCTGCCGAAACAGTGGACTTGAAATTACCTTCCACCGAGGGGAACAGCACAGAGCTCAGAAACGAGGAACTTTTGACAGAGGACCCACTGTAGATGTTGCTGAAGGATCTGCAACCGGACCTCTTGTCTGATGGTTGGCAATTGAATTATTAGCAACTAATTTATTGCTTGCGCTTCTAACTCCAGCAGCGTCACACTCTGGCTGTTGGGGATCCACTACTGCCTTTACCTGTTGCAGTTCTACAATCCAGTCAACCTTTTGTTTGTGGATGTTAAAAGCAGAGGCGCAGATGCAAGTAGAAGCGATTACGAAGAAGGCACATTCATTTCAAAAAATACACCGCACACATTAAAGTTAATTTTTTTTTTCCATGTTAAAAGAGCAAAGACTATTTCAGTTTTCAGACATGACCACAAAATGAGCAGATTAACATAGTCAATGGAGGCTGAAACTCCATCAGGTACTAACTGTTTGTACTGTGTGAGAGACTACCGGCTTGTCAACTTCGAAATCTGGAAAAGCCCCAAACATACAGCAAATTTACTGAAATAGTCAGGACAGTGCCATGGCTAGTAGAGTTCAGTGGGATTTGTGCATAGCACAAATGCATACATACTGAATATAATGGGATAACAGCATCGTGGCGATTTCATATAGAACATAAGTAATGGCAAAATACCCTTCATCTTACATAATTTCTCTGTGGATGCTTGTCTTCCTTCGAAAAACCAGGAACTGTCAGATGCCAATTTCTCTCTGCGTGAAATCAATACTGAATATATAAGCACAAAAAATTGCTTGCACCACAtgaaagagagacagagagagagcatACGTAAGTGCAGCAACACATCCTTGGCTTCCAGAACGGATGACTTCCTGTGCTTTGCCAGGGTACACGCAAATGCAGTCACCTAGTGACAAACCCAAGTCAGGCAAATCACAAGATTCTCCAGCAGATAATTATGACCAAAACCAGAAGAAAACACTACTATAACTCTGAATCAAATACGGGACGATCTACAAAGAATGAACAATACCGATTCAATGAAGTCATCAGCAATCTCTAAAACCAAATCTTCCACTTCTGGATCAAGTTTGCCGAGGGGATCCACCTGAAATAAGGATTTCAAATTCAAATACGGACCAGAGTACAGTCAGCCACAAACTGAACATGCATTTTTCCTGAAAACATTAATCACATCTCGCCaacgatatactccctccgttccaaaatagatgactcaactttgtactaactttagtacaaagttgggtcatctatcgttccaaaatagatgactcaactttgtactaactttagtacaaagttgggtcatctattttggaacggagggagtataagttaaAATGCATGTTCCCAGAAAAGGCGAAGCCGTTAATTACCTGTGCAACCAAGTCTTGTATTTTTCTCTTCCCAAGAAGTTGGTTAGTTCCTTCTGCTCCTTGACTTCCACTTCCACCAGCCATAGTCCCCCCTGACAAAGGCGTGCCCGGCTGCGATCCTGTCAAGTTTGCAGACTTCTGGGAGCCAGATGCTGACATCCTTGGAgattgttgctgttgctgctgctgaagcTGCTGCATAATGTGCTGCTGTTGCAACAACTGCTGGGCATTGAGATGCGGTGAATGCTGTTGTTGGGCTTGTGCAATCTGGTGTGGAGTCAGTCCTTTCTGAAGTTGTTGCATCAATAGCATCCTTTGCTGCTGCTGAATTTGATGTTGAGATGGCGAGGCCAAAGATGATTGCATTTGCTTCAACCACTGCTGCTGTTGTTGCGAAGGTGACATTTGCATCATCTGCCCATTCTGTGACACTCCAGGCAGTTGTGAGTTTAATCCTGTGATCGATGCTGTTCTCGACAAGCCTTGAGCAACTCCCTTCTGATAAATGGACCGATATCAAATTTAGGTTGTGGTCCTTGGCAAAAAGAAACTACCGCAAAACATGAAAGCCTTTGCAAAACCGAGACAAACAAGTGACTATGGCAGCATGCAACATGTGGATAGCAGATGAGATAAACCCTGGCTATGAGAACTCATACTCGTGTAACATGGAGCACAAAAAAACATGAGTAAGCACACACAATATCTCAACTTCTGTTTGGTTCATTCCTTGTGCCATAAGAATTTCATATTGCCCCGTAACACTGAATAAAATGCGGCAGAGATATTGGTTATTGCCTCGGACGATCTTCCAAGAACCTTTTGCTTAATCATAGCATCCAAACACTAGAACCACCACGAGGCCATGGACAGATATTACACCCAACATACTTGAGAAAAGAATGCAAGGGAACCCAAGATAATTACTTTCGCTTATACAGATCAAAAGTCATTAGAGGTACCTGCGGAGATAGTGCAGCTTGCTGCGACGCTTGCTGCGGCCTCATTTGGGCCTGGGCAAAGCGTTGTTGAGCATATGGAATAGTTCCATTTGGTCTCATCTGGTTCATCCCCAAAGTACCCATGACTCCCATGGATTGCATCCCTTGCAACGCTTGAGCTGCGTTGGCAGTATTAAATTGTGCACCTTGTACCATGCCTTTTTGCCTTGGCTGCAGTAACAGGAAAGGTTAGTTACACTGCAAGGCTTATAACCAGCTGCAGGTAGACAGCAAAGACAAGAGTTACAAAATACTAGTGTTAAAAAATGGAAGACCTTACTCTGGGGCTAGAAATTtggtctttatttatttatgagcatcTAGTCTTGAATTCTTACAAACATAACGACCAACATTTACTATTCGAATGAGTTGCCAGGAGATTCTAGGTGTAAACGAGATGTTCACTTTTATTTAATTTGCAATGCACCATCGCACCCAATAGGTGACATCCTTCCCTCTCTCCATGCCATGGGAGCAACAAATGACTTTAAACGAATTCAAAATTCCGGATCCATGAACCATTTATTTTTACCCCATCTGGACACCGATACAATCTTCAAAATACAACTTTGATTATTAGTTTCTATTATAATATGCTATCTATTTATCAAATACAACATGGTTGTGCATCGTGGTATTTTTGGAGGCAGATGCCGACGAGTACACTAAAAAGTTTTAACCAGACTCACATCACACGTAAATAGCTATATGATTTTCAATCCTATTCTTGCACATTTAATTTTATCCAGACATTTGGATGGATTACCTATAAGATGATAAAAAACTGCCTCCATGTATGAATGTTACACAAACACAAATGCAGCGATAAGAAAACAAGCAATGGCTAACCACAATTAATCGTGATCTTCCGAGAAAAAATGATTTATAATTAAAGGCGTAGTTTTCCCTCTTGTTAAAAGTGGCATTTATGCATGATAAGGCTAATGTGTGATATTCAGATCAATTATGCCCCAAACCCCAACTTCACCTGTGCCATCATTTGTGACTGGAGCCCGTAGTGTGCAGCAGAAGCCGCGCTGCCCTGCCCTTGCATCATCCCCAGCTGCCCCTGACCAAGCATTGCAGCGCGGGccgccagctgctgctgctgccccagCTGCGCTCCGCCACCTGAGAAGCTCATCTGCCCTCCGTACATCCTGGCCGTTGCCGCGGAGTATTGTGGAAGCTGGCTGACAGCGgcgaggcgggaagccgaacccgagCGCTGGATCTGGCCGTAGCCTCCGGCGCCGGCCACTGCCTGCGTGGGCGAAGGCGCCTGCAACTGCTGCGGACGAGGCGGGAAGTCCGCGGACCCTCCGCCCGCAGCTGCCGCGGCTGGATCGAGCTGCGGGGAGGAGATGACGGAGAGGTCGGAGACGGTGGGGGAGGGCGGGATTTGGGGGGACAGGAGGGAGTTAGGGTTGGAGTTTTGCGGGGCGGAGGCTGAGCCGCCGAGCTGGTCGGGCTGCGGCGAGGCGATGGCGGCCACGGACGGCGGATCCGCCATGGCGGGCGGGGTGTAGGGTTTCCgcgggcggcggtggccggagacgacgcggGGTGGACGGTCGCGTGGAGGGCCGGGGAGTAGGTGCCGGTCGTGTGGGACAGTTTGACGTGTGCGCGTAGTCTTTTCCTGATCGAGTCAGAAAGTATTTGGGTCACTGACAGGTTGGCCCACGCGATCGTTTTTCCTTTCAGAGCACCAGCCATACGCATGACACGCAAATCCATAGACGCTCACCGTCTTCCTTGGTGGTGTACCTTTAGTTATTTTTCGAGAAAGCAAGCGTGCGTGTATACCCTTTCTGTTTATGTTTCGGTGAAATGGCTTACCACACTTGCTgcttagagcattactagtagaactcTCAAACCCTCAAATCTTTAAAGCAGTTTTAAGAGTTGAGAAGTGCCACTTTTTaacacttttaagggttgaaaaacaggggcaaatacTAGAACCCTTAAACTTAACCCTTAAACTGCTTTAAGGATtagatttgagggttctagtctttgcctcgaccccaacctttaaatctatcatttgacatctcataatttatgacaacaagaacacaatcaacttccaaacaaactaccaaatgacaatcattgatgcatggtttaatagtttacattacaaaatcatcatcttcctcctctcatcggcaccatcaccaaaaagttgcacctcggcgccatctcctagaccacaagcgggctccatcaagcatctccatcggcaccggtggagtcgtacacaccgccatcaccacaactactcatcggagtgtcacctcaaaaagtagaggacgcaacacggaacatcctcttcctctctgcGATGTCCTCCTTGGTGTCCTTCCACCATTGCAATTGGTCTTGATCCATGTCCTTCTTGGACATCATAATGTGCTCTTTCTCTTCCACCATGAGTTCTTTCCATACCTTTGCCTCTttgagcttgatcatcctctcctccaactcggccgtgcgctttgcttcttcacgctttgcttcaacttgtgcaagcttgacctctttcttcttctcggtgataagaagtttcgtctccaatgtcttcgttgtcaattcctctcttgccttcatcatgtggtccatcttctcccttaggcttgacgcctcttcttccatcttcacccttagcttgcccttcttggttccctcgggcttgcccaagttcctctcctcctcatcttcactatcATCCATCCTTAGCATTCCCGACTTCTTGGGTGCGGTCTCTTGATCCCTCAACTTCCACTTGTCAAAGGTTTGAAGAATTGACCAAACATGCTTAAATGGGAATGGCTTGCCCTTGGAAGCGGCCATCTCCTTGTACCTCATGCCGGCAATTGTCTCCTATCAACCACACATAAATCACATAAGAACCCACCGATAGCATAGTGCACACACATAATCAAAATAGTGAAGAAATATGTACTCACATAGTCGCTCTCCACGGTTCCACTAGGTGGTGCATCCCTcacttggtccatggccgcactccaacgagcacaagcgggcttgatcaactcccaccggccttgaagcgacCGGAAAGTGCGATGGATGAACCCACTATTCTTCGGCTTGATCCTACAATAGACGtcctcgatcctttgccaataccgtTTACCGGTTTGATCGGTGCCGGTGGTTGCATCCATTCCCACAGCCGCCCAAGCACGAACCAAGAGGACATCTTCCGGCTCGGTGTAGTTTGTCGACCGCGCGTGTGGGCGGGAAGCGGCGGTGAATGCCTCCTCCCCtatctcggccacctcctcctcgtcatccccttcatcctcctcatcttcctccttttcctccaaGTCGTCACCAACCCTAAAGGGGTCTAGGGGCGGAGCTCCGAGGTCCACCTCCGCGTTTTGGAGGAGGTCCATGAACGAGGATGGGGTTGCCATTTCCTCGAACACCTCGTGCGCGGCGGGAGGAggttcggcgacggcggcgggcggggcCGCGGGCTTGTTCCGCTGCGCGGGCTTCTTCCGCGGCTTGGTCACGGCCGGGGACGAGCCGGCGACCTTGGAGGCCGCCCCTCGCGGCCCATGAGAGGCCGCCTTCGGCCGGCTCTTCTTGGTGGCCGGGGCGGGCGCCGGGGCGGTGACGGTGGCCGGGGCGGGAGCCAGGGAGGCGGCAGGAGGAGGTGCgaggcccgcccgccgccgcttggCCCCGACGTGGGTCGCCGCCACCACGTCGGCCACAGTCGggtgggcgggggcgggggcgggcgcCGGGGTGGGCGAGGCGGGTGGGGCGGGCGTGGCGGGCGGGGGTgccgcggcggcggggccctccatggccggcgcggcaggaggcggcgggaggcggcgggaggaggaggccgggaggaGGAGGCAGTTGGCTCCCgcgcgagagaggaggagaagtGCGGGTTGGGGGAGATTTTCCTCTCAACCCCTACTTCTTCAGGTTGCAAAGTGGTTTGAGGGTTGGACCTTTAATTTTTTTTACGGGTTTGAGGGTTTAGAGGTTCTAGTCTACGGCGTTTTTTCAGCGAAAACTGTAAAAAAACggttatttttaggggtttgagggtttgagggctctactagtaatgctcttagtACTCTTACTAGAAGTGAAAGTGCGCTTTGCTGTGTCGTTGAATTTCAGTAACCAATTGAGTGCAGTACACAACCATCAGGGAATTCGGAAATTTTGGATATTGTAATATATAATATATGTGAACTCTATGGAAAGAGTATAACTAAATTTGAGATCTGGTCTTTATTTAAAAGAAAAATACTCAGAAACCATCCATCTTGTTGTAACACTTGACATTCCAGGGATTTTCCCAGTAAGCTATTATATGCATATGTCCAATCACCGGAGATTCCATTAGTACAATTTTGATTCTGCGGAACACAAGAGGACCTGATCCCATGGATTTCATTGATCTTCACTGTGATTGCCGTTAAAGCGCAATGAGGAGCAGCAGGCAGATTCAAAGGCTTCAGTTGAGCGAGCAACAAGTTGTCCACCATGAGTGCATTAAAGCAGTAATTATGTACAGACAAACATTGGCAAGAAGTGTTCATGGAAGTATTAGCATTAGCATAAGAGATAACCGAGTGAACAATTGTGTGAGTTTTAATATGTGAACATTTCTTCATTTCCAGATGCGTAATATAAGGCACAAGACATAAAAAGATCTGAATGAGAGCTCACATTTGTTACCATGACTTGGAGGCATTTTAGAAGAAGTTCGATCTTTTGTCAGTTAACCCAACTAATAACTAGGCAAAATAGCTTCGGATTGTGACAAAAGAACATGAGTTCAACATTTTCAAAGTTACAGTGATCATAGAGTTCCAAGTTCAAGGATAGCATCGATTCTTCTACGAATTTGCAATATAGTAGCAAGAGATAAACAAAATTCTGATCGATTGGTAAAATGTTTTTGTTTTCCCAATCAGTCTGGTGGTTCACATAGGTTGTGCAGAGTGATTAACGCTTGCgaaaatatataataaatattttgAGCAAATATTAGAATTACTTTTGTAACCTAATATTACATGCTTATGTACATTATTTCAAAACTAACTGGACAAAAGAGAGCAAGTAGTATTCTAAAAATCCACAAGAACACAAGTAACTGAACGCTACCAGAAGCACACACACATGGACATTGTCAAGTGAATGGGGTAATATAAGAAAAAAATGTAGAATTACTGCAATTTCTAATTCTCCATCAGATAAACAGATCTTTAGTAACAAAATACAAAGCACGACGGGTCTTGCTACTACTACTGGTAAGGATTCAATTACGTAGTGCAATCCAAACTTTGTATTTATGCTCACATAGTGAAACCTCGTTCCTATTGTCAGTCATACCAGAATAACCATAATAAAAGAACTGCATTCCTTAGTAATGCTAATTCAGTACATCATCCGTAGCCAAACCAAAGTTGGTTAATTTAGTGTTCTAACTACTGAATGAAACAAAAAATATACAGTTAAGAAGTAGCGTAAAATATTTTAAGGTCATTGGAGAAAGATGCAGAAACAAAGACAGTGAAAAGAACATACTTTCTATTATGCAGTGAGATATATGTATCAAATTCATCTTCCATTGAGCATTTTTGTTATATGTTTAGCTCATGATGCACTCAGTTCGAAGAGTATCGAAATCCTTATTTCATGATGCAAAAGTATgcacctgtaggatcgaaagtatgtatagaggggggtgattagactacttgaccaaataaaacctaaccttttcctaattttagttgtaggcagattttagcaattctagcaagtcAAGTATccccctacacatgcaattctaagagtgtagtagcgaaaagtaaaacattgcacatgtaagtaaaggaggggtttggagatttcaaacgcaatgaagaaacgatgatttttggcgtggttccgataggtagtgctatcgtacgtccacgttgatggagacttcaacccatggaggataacgactgcgcgagtccacagagggctccacccatgaagggttcaCGAAGAACCAACCTTATCTATTTCACCATGGCTTCcgtccacgaaggactagcctcactcgggtagatctttagaaagtaagcgatctccttgcccttacaaactccttggttcaactccacacgatcttggaggcttccaagtgacacctaaccaatctaggagacaccactctccaaaaggtaatagttgttgtgttggtgatgaactccttgctcttgtgcttcaaatgatagtctcctcaacactcaatctctctctctctctctcacatagatttggcttgggtaggagaaggattggagtggaaagcaacttgaagaggctagaaatcaaggttcaaatggtagggatggaatctcttgatctgaacacatgagcaggtggttctctctcagaaaatgaatggtggaagttgtttttcgttctgatggctctcttagagagtacgtggtggtggaggggtataaataggcagcaccaaaaatccaaccgttacaagcttttgaccaaactcggtgggaccggagtgataatctcggtgagaccgactagtgCAAAAGACTTGACCGTTGGcattttcggtgagaccgattatacCATCTCGGTGGGAGCGAAGTgtaaggtgatacgtctccaacgtatctataatatttgattgttccatgctgtaatattatcatttttggatgttttacaatcattttatattattttttgggactaacctattgacatagtgcccagtgccagttgctgttttctgcttgttttttacatcacaggaaatcaataccaaacggagtccaaacgcaatgaaactttttgtggattttttctggaccagaagacacatcttgggccaaagaagtaccagaggggtgctccgaggggagcacaacccaccagggcgcgcctgggggcccaggcacgcccaggtgggttgtgcccacctcggtggcctcccgcaccgcctctttgctgcattatttatttatttattttatctcacgttcccgcgtgatctatttatccaatctactactccctctatcctaaaataagtgactcaactttgtattaactttagtacaaagttgagtcacttattttgagacggaggaagtacaattttacctatctttttacccgtgagggattgaacacctctcttacgtcgggttgcaagtatttgttctttgtgtgcaggagctgtttacgtggttctcctactagttcgataacctttgtctcatcactgagggaaatacctaccatagctatgctgcatcatcccttcctctttggggaaataccgacgtagttcaagccgcatcaaaaggaatttctggcgccgttgccggggagacatcatccaTCTTCCagattcctaatcacaaatctcatctccttgtaatttacattatttgccatttgcctctcgttttcctctcccccacttcacaaaaaaattccattttattcaccctctttttcgttcgccgtttcctcgtcagatctatcttttttgcttgtaatcatgagtgatttcggtatggcagaaacagatgatagcctaactcctaaaattggatgatctggcaatctggatgctaaaacttttgttttggggtaAGGGAATGTTATACAAGAAGagcgtatccaagaatttttcaattgtgttggaaatttaagtcttgatgatgttcctatacttaagaggactaaatcttatgtagaagctatttcaacactagttctgaaacttgaaaataaatttatccgtactcatcctaccttgcaaagattgttttttgagctacccgttataaagaatcccaaggctaaaaagttggccactcttgttcttatgaatgaatttgtctacataatacgggaagctcgggaaatctttgatttttatggtatgaatcgtgaaaaacctgtgatagatgaaattctttacaatagtgattatgctttaagacatttgcttggggataatcaaatctttgatgataaTCTTAAAAAGAAGTCcctgttttagatataatccaacaagtttttaatgatgttaatcaacattattcttggattgttgccgggAATCAAAAGGGTTATAATGATAAGCAACTTGATAAAGCTAAAGCTTCCATGGATAATATATTTTATGTTGTCTTTGCAAAACCTCTTGACAAAAACACCTCCAAGGAAAATTGAAACAAAGATGACAAGACTTAgatcctttgcattatgcctagctaggggcgtaaaacgacagtgcttgttgggaggcaacccaatggatAAAATTATCTTTTTCTTTctggtcttgagtgtttgcacaattatgctactgttatgattgtgttttaaacttttaattagtgttttttccaagCAAAGCCTTtcggatcatgttgggtgatagttgctttgatcttgttgaaaaatagaaactttgtgtGCCAGTCACATAAttattaaaaatcacagaagcatgataaaattctgaattttttacacaagatttacaTACAAATTTCACATgttttcctaaattttcagaattgttggagttacataagtattctaaatatccagattgctacaaacttttctgtttttgacacattctgttttctttgcgttttgtgcttgttttgatgattctatgattttctttgaagagtttttgccatagaaaagttggaatatagtagatataatgcaaaaataaaatatgaatgggtttgcaacagtacttatagcagtgatttgctttcttatacgaccggatctcacgaaggttttgttgagttttgtgtgattgaagttttcaagttgtgggtgatattacgatggatgaaggaataaggattagcaaaaggctaagcctggggatgcccacggcaccccaagataatatccaagaattatcaagcaactaagcttggggatgcccccgagtggcatcccctctttcttctaacgaccatcggtattttacttggagctatatttttattcgtcacatattatgagttttgcttagagcgtcttgtatgatacgattctttgcttgttttgctttttattttaagtcaggaatccttgctggacacacctatttgagagagccaaaattattctatgacttgttagaattgctctctatgcttcacttaaatctttatgagctatggaattgctctagtgcttcacttatatatttgttagcacggtgtgctttagtatttttgaagaaatgctctcatgcttcacttagatttatttgagagttagtaatttatTTTAAGAaactctctcttgcttcacttaaattattttgagagaagaaaaaatttatggtcatgttcttcacttatatttgtttgagtttattaaaaaagcaacatataaaattagtcccaaagtgatagatatccaaggaggatataataaaaactttcatgaagaacattggacaaaataaacttgattctttgtaataattttgagatatgatgatatgatatgtgagtcatgttgatgagtaattgtgctttagtaagaatattggtgttaaggtttgtgattccctatgcaagcacgaaagtcaatagttatgcaatgaaattacatcctacatgtggtgcattattcggtgttagttatgcttaatggtcgcttatgagattttttgtttcttggttggatgcttctcaatctttttgctagccttcatttgcaagtatgatcactacttgtgcatccaaaatcctttaaaccagttttgccacatgagtccactatacctacctatatgcggtattcttttgccgtctaagaaaatttgtatgtgccatctctaatttttaaaataaacttctcttttgtgtgctcgtaccactcatgaaacggtagggggtggctaatatatttccatgctagatgtgttattctcaagatgagtgtttattcacttgtcattgcacgagagtacggcaaaggt
Coding sequences within:
- the LOC123079746 gene encoding transcription initiation factor TFIID subunit 12b, which encodes MADPPSVAAIASPQPDQLGGSASAPQNSNPNSLLSPQIPPSPTVSDLSVISSPQLDPAAAAAGGGSADFPPRPQQLQAPSPTQAVAGAGGYGQIQRSGSASRLAAVSQLPQYSAATARMYGGQMSFSGGGAQLGQQQQLAARAAMLGQGQLGMMQGQGSAASAAHYGLQSQMMAQPRQKGMVQGAQFNTANAAQALQGMQSMGVMGTLGMNQMRPNGTIPYAQQRFAQAQMRPQQASQQAALSPQKGVAQGLSRTASITGLNSQLPGVSQNGQMMQMSPSQQQQQWLKQMQSSLASPSQHQIQQQQRMLLMQQLQKGLTPHQIAQAQQQHSPHLNAQQLLQQQHIMQQLQQQQQQQSPRMSASGSQKSANLTGSQPGTPLSGGTMAGGSGSQGAEGTNQLLGKRKIQDLVAQVDPLGKLDPEVEDLVLEIADDFIESVTAFACTLAKHRKSSVLEAKDVLLHLQRNWHLTVPGFSKEDKHPQRNYVKAVVDPQQPECDAAGVRSASNKLVANNSIANHQTRGPVADPSATSTVGPLSKVPRF